Within Desmodus rotundus isolate HL8 chromosome 6, HLdesRot8A.1, whole genome shotgun sequence, the genomic segment cagaaagaagttCCTTTTGGGTTTGGTACTCTACAGTTTTGCTGTAGTGTGTCTAGatttgagtttctttttatttgtccTGCTTCAGTGAACTTCCTATATCTGTAGATTCTCCTTCATCAATTTAAAATACTTCTCGGCTGTTACCTCTTAACaaatcacttttttcttctctgaagtcTTTCTTTCAGACTCCAGACTAATTAGTCTTACACATCACTTAACTGTTACATTTCCCAACTCTCCAAGTCTCTGTACTGTCTTCTAggtcaggagtcagcaaacttctTTGATAAagggccaaatagtaaatattttgggcttAGAGGGCAAGAGGTGAGATCTGAGGATATCAGATGTGTGCTGTCCTGGCTGGTGGACACAGTTTGTGTTCAGCTGCTGAGATACTCTCAGGATGAAATGTCTAGACTGGTGGGATGGGTGGGTACAGGGCAGTGCCAAGGTCAGTTTCACTCTCTGCCCTCCTGGTAGCCAGATTCTAGCATGTCCTCTCTTCCAGAAGGAGCCTGGCACAGGGCACATTTTCGAACTGAGATGCTACCTCTCAGTGCCCAGTGACTGCTCACAGCAGAACCTCAGCATGTACATAGTAGCTAGCATGGGCCCTGGGCAGAGTGTGGAATGCCTGCTGGCCAGGAAGGCAGGTGCAGGGAGTGGAGGGGAAACCGGTGAAGGGGACACCTTAGCCTGGCCTCTGTGGCTCAGTGCTAGTCCAAATGGGCAGTGTGGGCTGTACAGACTCAGGGGCCGGgtttggcccacaggctgcagttTGCTGACCTGTGTTGTAAATAATTCAGATTTATCTTCCAGTTCAGTGTTTCTTTCCTTAACTGTTTGAATTCTGCTATTTAGCCCACccatttagtttaattttaaatacaaagtttctttatttcttaaagttctatttggttctgtttttcaaATTTGCTTGGCagttttgaggtttttttgttttgctcgacccttttatttatttaaatattttctaaaacattacATAGTATATCTGATATTTCCCAATATTTGAAAAGTTCAAGGAGTCTAAATCTGTCAGCTGTTAACCAATGATAGAAATGAACCCTAAATCTGATGCCTAGTTTAGTAATCATGAAATAGTGGCTGTTTGTAGCATTAGCCTTACAGTGGCACACAAGCTGCTGAATTTGGGGCATAGAAACATTTAGTTTTTATAGCGTCAGTTTAGTTGTCTGTGCAGGATgcttccccaccccactgggcCACAGGTTCCCAAGCCAAAGGTTGGGACAGAGCAGGTGTTCTGCACTAAATGTTTGGCCCAAGGAATGCAGTTAAAAACTACCCTTTACTCCTCCTGTTTCCATAGCTTGCTAATATGGAGACGTTGGAGTTTTTGAGACACAGAGGCGTAGGCAACTTGAAGTGGAGGCAGGCACATCTCTTTGGGGGAAACTAATGAGCTTAGACTCATAAACTTGAGAGGAGGCAGATTTCCAACTGTCATAAAGAATTTGTTTAGGAGAGTTCTGTATCCCAACATCTTCTtgtacattttttccctcttagttCTACAAGGAAGTCTTCACGAGGAGCAATGAGAACACAGCGTCGTCGACGTTCTAAGTCTCCCGTCCTTCATCCTCCAAAGTTCATACATTGCAGTACAATAGCTGCATCTTCCAGCAGCCAGCTCAAGCACAAAAGCCAGACTGACTCTCCTGATGGCAGCAGTGGCCTGGGAATTTCAGCTCCTAAAGACTTCAGTGCAGGAGAATGCTCTCCTCTGGATACTAACCACACGGGGGCAGTTGTTGAGCCTTTGAGAACTTCGGTTCCGAGGCTGCCGTCAAAGAGTACGAAGGAAGACTCCTCTGAGGCTACTGAAGTCTCCCAAGCAAGTCTCAAGGCCAACGATCTCTCTGACTTTCAATCGGTTTCCAAGCTAAACCCAGGCCAGCCGTGTGCATGCCGAGGCAAGGAGTGCCAGTGTAAGAGGTGGCATGATATGGAGGTGTATTCCTTTTCAGGCCTACAGAACGTCCCTCCCTTGGCCCCAGAGCGGAGACCCACGCTGGAGGACTACTCTCAGTCGCTTCACACCAGAACTCTGTCTGGCTCTCCCCGCTCCTGTTCTGAACAAGCTCGCGTCTACGTGGATGATGTGACCATTGAGGACCTGTCAGGCTATCTGGAATATTACTTGTATATTCCCAAGAAAATGTCCCACATGGCAGAGATGATGTACACCTGATAGCAAGAAGCTAACTAACATGCTGTAAACCAATGAAGGGTTGTCAGAGATTTAGTTAACGGTAGACCTGGCAGCCGCTTTGTGTGAGAAGACATCTCCTTCTGCTCACTGTGCTTGCAATAAAAACTTTACTTGGCATCTCAGttcatctttattcttttatcttaCTGAGTTCTTCACATACCCAGCAAGGCAAGCTGATCAAAGAAaagctcctttcacttagcagtGTTCCTGGGGTTTGAAGAAACCATAATTACTTGACTGGTAGCAGTGGGTATATGGTCAAAGCCTTTGGAAAACTGCATTTTCTAAATCTGTTTAAGATTTGGTGGCCAAGGAGAAGGAAATGGGATCTTGTAACTGGATATCCGTCATGCTGTAGTAGCCAGCCCAGAATATTAGAATTTCTGTGA encodes:
- the OSER1 gene encoding oxidative stress-responsive serine-rich protein 1 gives rise to the protein MKSEAKDGEEESLQTAFKKLRVDASGSIASLSVGEGPSVRTSVRTAADDTKPKTTCASKDSWHGSTRKSSRGAMRTQRRRRSKSPVLHPPKFIHCSTIAASSSSQLKHKSQTDSPDGSSGLGISAPKDFSAGECSPLDTNHTGAVVEPLRTSVPRLPSKSTKEDSSEATEVSQASLKANDLSDFQSVSKLNPGQPCACRGKECQCKRWHDMEVYSFSGLQNVPPLAPERRPTLEDYSQSLHTRTLSGSPRSCSEQARVYVDDVTIEDLSGYLEYYLYIPKKMSHMAEMMYT